The genomic region TCCAAATGCATTTTTGCCAGCAGGGTAGCGTTATGAAGTAGCCATGTGGGGGTAGTTTAATACTTTTAAtaattataaatgttatttaagCTATCCAAAGTATACATTTATTACATAATTTAACAAATTGAATTAAATGGCCATTTGTCcaaaaacattgaaaacatttaatattacctAAATTAATATTGGCTTTAATTTTAGCCAGCTGATCAGTAAAATAAGCTGGGTGGTGTGCTCATTAAATAGGTCCTGGTGAAACATTGCTACTGCTTCTAAAGTTGATCCTTTTTTTTCATCTTATTCCCTAAATTGATTTTGTTACAGATGCTGCTCCTGTATATGCTCCTCCCAACATGGTGACCACTCTTTACCTTAGATCACtgcttttcaaacctgttctcaggcctccccaacaggccaggttttcattattaccttgggtgagagcaggtaaaataaccatgtttattaatcagctgattatttcacctgtgctccagttcagataccctcaaaatgtggcctgttagggtgaCCGGTTTAAAAACCAGTGCCTTACAAGTTACTTGTCTCTCCTCTTTTTCCTTCCCAATATCCAAAATGCCATTGTACTCCATGTATTTTCTTCAAACTTACATTAACCCAGGTGTCACTCCTCTCTTCAAAAATTACATATGGCTGTATATCCTGAGGAACCTCCTTAACGAACTCTAACCTCAGCTCCTCATCATCATTTACTGGGATGAAAAGTTCTGGCGGGAGCAGCACCAACTGCAACAGACACTGAGTGCGATCCAAAAGCATGGCCCAAGCACTGCAGAAGAAATTGCATGAGTTGGATAAATAAGCATAGTTAAAAGACAAACAATTCAGGCCACAAAAATGAAGAGTAAGAGATAAATTGCATTAAGAAACAGGGTTTCTGCAAGAACGTAAGTTTGGAGaatgcccccccccaccccccaaagaggGAATAGGGGAACTAAGTGATTTGGGGGTTGAAAAAATGAGCAAGATaatgggagacagagagagacagagagagagacagagagagagagagacagagagagagacagagagagagacagagagagagacagagagagagacagagagagagacagagagagagacagagagagagagagagagagagagagagagagagagacagagacagagagagagagagacacagcacAAGAGAAAGGGGAATTATGAAGCAGTGTTTTGTACAATAACTggacaaaagaaaaaaagggggtgaAGGTAACTTGGGGTATAGGAATAAGAAACTATTTAAGTATGTGTAAAGTGGAAGATGTCAATATGAATTGAGCGGGGAAAAGGATCTCTATGTAACTCTGTACAGAAGTTGGTGGAGGGCAATGTCTCCCGTAGGTGAATCAATATGATGTGGGAGGAGAGTGTTGGAATCTCACTATTTGCCATCCTGGGTCCAGCCTGCTCGTACAATGTATTCCGCAGAGGGGAAGAGGGATTGAAATGGAAGAACCAGCTCCTTTTCCTGAGCAGTGATAATCTGAGGAAACATGGTAAGCAGTGAGGCACAGACCTACATTAAACATGCCATATATTTTTCATACATCATTTTAATTGCCATTTGTACTCTCACACTCACCTCACCCGCTTTGTTGGTTGTTACTTCCGCCAGTTTAAGAGATATTTTGGGGTTCTTGCTTCCTGTGAAGAGGGGAAATGTGACATCGGGAGCAACAAGGGAAATAAACCAGGAGATGGAATGTGCAGGACAATGGGGAAGGCAGAAAAATGGGGAAGAGAAAAGTCAAACGTAGGTCAGAAACCATCTGGTTTATTTCCCTTTCCCAAGTAAGGTACATGCCCAATTCTGTAATAACCTGTTCGTGGATATCTATATGCATCAGTCTTCCTTTCCTCCAAGGCTGGGGAAGGAACATGAATAACTTCAACCTGAGACTCATCTACTTCCTCATACAAGATACGGAGCAAGTGAAGCCCTCCAGGTACTGAGGAAAGAAAAGAGCTATTACTGACAaggtaaataaaacattaaaaaatatataaatctgctTCAACTCTAGTAACATCCTATCCCACATAAGATTGCTTCATTTAGACTCACCATGCACAGCTGCTGGACTCCACCAATACCCAGTAAAGCGATCAAACTCCTCCTGGATTACAAATGTGGCAACCCCAGCAGAACAGGGGTCATCTATCATGTTGCGTAGgcctatttataaaaataaaaaaaatatcagagaCTAATAAGAGTGGGAATCTgcttagaaataaataaaaatatacattatagtaaaaaacacacaaaaacagcaCGATTTGACACAGAGGAAATAAAAAGGCAGTTTATGTTCAGATTTAGTGTGTGGAGGAATCCTCACCTTTGTGGCAATATGTCAGCCTCCTTTCCTCTCCACTTTGAATATTTGCCACCCACAAATCATTGTTGTTGATGAAGGAGATAAAATTGGGGTCTCCCGGACAGATCTTGGGATCCATCCGAGGCCCTTCACACTGGGTCCTTATTTCCACTGGCTTTGTAGGCGACGTCTGTGAAAGAAAGTGAAAGCTCATTAAATACTGGTAGGAATGCATGCTAAAACCAAAAGCCAATCATCTCTGTAATAACCCTTTGTTACTCGCattaataaataattattgaaTCCTGATTAAATTAGAGATACCAAATACAGAATACTTTATAAATAGTGTTCCTAATTCAATAACCCCAAAATTAACCAACCacccacaattaaaaaaaaatccctacaatCCACTGATTTACATTTTGTGTCAGCCTCTTACGAGCTTCCATCCTAGAGAAATATATCACTGCCTCTCACCGAAAAGCCACTGCTCCCACCATCCCTGCAGTAGTATAGGCTGTTGCCTCCTGGAAATAGGAAAAGGCCAGTCTCACTGTGGAAATCATAGGAAGTAATACCAAAGCCCCCAAGACGCTTTCGTTCCCGAAGCAGTTCTTCCTCACGGGAATAGACACCATGATGAGGGGTAGCCTGGAGTAAAGGAAAAACATTATGAGACAATATTATTAGTGACCCTACACATTAAAATCTGGAACCCAAAAATAGAGGTAATGTTTATCTACAGTAAAACATTCATTTGCTGGACAATCTTACAGCAGACTTTACAGACACTTGATGTGGGCTGTCTTACCTGAAAATGCTCCAAAAGCTGTTTCCATGACAACAGCAAAGTTGTTTCCTTACGCACCTTACGAGGGATTTCTGAATACAGAAGAGAATTCTCTCGGCTACCATATGGCATTCCTAGCATAGAAAGAAAAGAATCATTTACGTTTCTCAACCCATGTTAAACTATCCGAGTCTCCTTGTCAATACAGATGTACAAGTAACATTTAGGGGATTCTGACTATCCTAACACAGGTATTGTCTGTGCTTTATTATAAATATTCCCCTACAGCAATCAGGGGTGTGTAAATGTCCTCACCAAAGTAGCCAGGGctacttttctttttaatattcatACCCAGGTAGTAGAGGCGGTGTAAGTGCATCACATTGTCATCTTTCCGTGTCTGGAAGTGGTAGTCATGTGGTGCTTTGTTCACCATAATCCCAGAGTACTTGCGGCTTCCATGAATAATTTCCCGCAAACCTTCCCAAGAGTGACGCTCAACCCGGAAGGGCCCAGAGCCGCTCTCCATCTCCTTATCTGTATGCTCTGATACCAACTCTACCGACATCAGAGCCCCACCTGCTGGACCACACACACTGgtaaaataagaaagaaaataagCATGCACCAAAAGAAAAGAAGGGAGTAAGAAACCAGTGTTCACAGAAAAGTTTGCCAGatgtgtggcattatgaagtagccagataAGGGCTGTGTAATCCCTTGGAATTTTATAATAATTTATGTTATTGATAAATGTTACTCAAACTAACCAAAGCacaataatttaacataaattgatttataaTGAATTGTgcaccaaacataaaaaaaatatcaaattttatcTTAACATTGGCTAAAATCTAGGCAGCTTGGCCATTAAAATCAGCCGTGTGGTATGCCTATTATATAGGTCCTTGGGAGAACACTAGAAACTCAGgaaaagttattaaaaataaaaacatcctaCTACTATAGGAGAAAAAGTTGAAATATGAATGAAATATAGTTACGGTTTACATACTGTTGTATTAGGAGGTATGCATAGTTTGTAATACTATGATGATAGTTTCTCTGTGAGAATGTCTATGTATGCTTTCTGCTTTTATGTGCATTACTACACaaatgaataatttaaaatatCACCTGCCCCTGGTCTCTTCTGTTGTTGCGGTATCAATTCGAAGCCTCTTCACTCTCTGCATGAACCATCCAGGGGCTGCAGGATAGATGGGTAGTTAATGACACAACGGAGGATAAAAGGATGTGGACATCATTATTATTCATACACTACCAATATTGCCTACATTACTGTAACATTTATTGCTTTTCATCTGCAATCATGCACCTAGACATTAACACTAAATGGATACAAGGTGCCATCTGATGTCAAGTTGATAACTTTGTTTAAAGGTTGTGTACAAGGTGGGCTCATCAGCTTGCATAAGAAAGGAAGTACTAAGGCAACAGCTGAAAGAGCATGTGAAGATCCGAAACAAGAAACTACATTAGAGATGTGGTTATTTACATCATGTATGGGGCAGATACAGTAGTATAAGAGAAGTGTCAGTCATTAACACCATAATATTAAGGCAGACAGTTGCATCCCCAATTGGAACTTCAGAAACTGACATAAAAGTGTTTGTTGGGAAAAGGAACTGGCAAAATAAAGACAAGCAGTGAGGTCTCACTACGAACTGGAGATCAAAGGGCAGTTAGTGGTGTTGGGATGAATTATTAATTTATAAAAGTGTAAA from Bombina bombina isolate aBomBom1 chromosome 2, aBomBom1.pri, whole genome shotgun sequence harbors:
- the DPP9 gene encoding dipeptidyl peptidase 9 isoform X3 — protein: MQRVKRLRIDTATTEETRGSVCGPAGGALMSVELVSEHTDKEMESGSGPFRVERHSWEGLREIIHGSRKYSGIMVNKAPHDYHFQTRKDDNVMHLHRLYYLGMPYGSRENSLLYSEIPRKVRKETTLLLSWKQLLEHFQATPHHGVYSREEELLRERKRLGGFGITSYDFHSETGLFLFPGGNSLYYCRDGGSSGFSTSPTKPVEIRTQCEGPRMDPKICPGDPNFISFINNNDLWVANIQSGEERRLTYCHKGLRNMIDDPCSAGVATFVIQEEFDRFTGYWWSPAAVHVPGGLHLLRILYEEVDESQVEVIHVPSPALEERKTDAYRYPRTGSKNPKISLKLAEVTTNKAGEIITAQEKELVLPFQSLFPSAEYIVRAGWTQDGK
- the DPP9 gene encoding dipeptidyl peptidase 9 isoform X1; this translates as MQRVKRLRIDTATTEETRGSVCGPAGGALMSVELVSEHTDKEMESGSGPFRVERHSWEGLREIIHGSRKYSGIMVNKAPHDYHFQTRKDDNVMHLHRLYYLGMPYGSRENSLLYSEIPRKVRKETTLLLSWKQLLEHFQATPHHGVYSREEELLRERKRLGGFGITSYDFHSETGLFLFPGGNSLYYCRDGGSSGFSTSPTKPVEIRTQCEGPRMDPKICPGDPNFISFINNNDLWVANIQSGEERRLTYCHKGLRNMIDDPCSAGVATFVIQEEFDRFTGYWWSPAAVHVPGGLHLLRILYEEVDESQVEVIHVPSPALEERKTDAYRYPRTGSKNPKISLKLAEVTTNKAGEIITAQEKELVLPFQSLFPSAEYIVRAGWTQDGKYAWAMLLDRTQCLLQLVLLPPELFIPVNDDEELRLEFVKEVPQDIQPYVIFEERSDTWVNVHDIFYPLTQEVEDEICFIRSSECKTGFCHLYLVTSVLQKEQRDWSHLIVPTTDTFKCDIRDEVALTGGDWEVLGRHGAKVWVNQETKLVYFQGTRDTPLEHHLYVTSYQNPGEVVRLTEPGYTHSCTVSQNFDMFVSHYSSVSRPPCVHLYRMEGNPLHQVPQFWASLMEAASCPPYYVPPEIFHFQSSNQEKLYGMVYKPHNLSPGSKHPTVLFVYGGPQVQLVNNSFKGMKYLRLNTLAHLGYAVVVIDGRGSCHRGLSFEGALKNQMGQVEIEDQVQGLHYVSEKFGFVDLNRVAIHGWSYGGFLSLMGLIQRPDIFKVAIAGAPVTVWMAYDTGYTERYMDTPENNQAGYEAGSAALHVDKLPNEPHRLLILHGFLDENVHFFHTNFLVSQLIRAGKPYQLQIYPNERHSIRCPESGEHYEITLLHFLQEYL